The Solidesulfovibrio sp. nucleotide sequence CCGAGATCGCCGCGCTCTATGTCGGGACGTTTCGCGGCACGCCGCTGCTGGTGCAGATCCTCATTTTCTATTTCTGCGTCGGCGTGGTCGTCCACGTGGACAGCCCCTACCTGATCGGCACGGCGGCCCTGGGCTTTTTCTCCGGGGCCTACATCTCGGAGATGGTGCGGGCCGGGGTCGAGTCCGTGGACAAGGGGCAATGGGAGACGGCGCTGTCCTCGGGGCTCACCCGCCGCCAGACCCTTTGTTACGTGGTCTTTCCCCAGGCCCTGCGGCGCATCGTGCCGCCGGTCACGGGCCAGTTCGTGTCCTGCATCAAGGATTCGTCCCTGCTTTCGGTCATCAGCGTGCGCGAACTGACCAAGGCGGCCGAGGTGGTCAACGCCACCACCTACCGGACTTTCGAGGCCTACCTGCCCCTGGCCCTGCTCTACCTGCTTCTCACCTGGCCTCTTTCCCACTTGACCGGCCGGCTGGAAAAAGGAATACGAAACGGAAACGCCATGATACCACGCTAGCTTTTACAAGGAGTGCCCCATGAGCGCCGATATCAAGGTCTACGCCCTGTCCACCTGCATGCACTGCAAGCACGCCAAGGAATACCTGGAAGAACACCAAATCCCCTTCGACTGCGTCCACGTGGACTTCCTGTCCGGCGAGGAGCGCAACCAGATCATGGATATCGTGCGCAAACTCAACCCGGCCCTGTCCTTTCCCACCATCGTCATCGGCAACAAGGTCATCGTGGGATTTCGCCGCGACGAGATCGAACAGGCCATCGACGCCTGCGAAAAGAAATGAATGCCCGCAGCCTCTACGACACGCTGCGGCCCATCCAGGAAGCCAAGGGGAATTTCTTCAACCCCGACATGGCCATGACCCTGGACCTCTTGGGCAACCTGCTGGTCAACAAGGAACGCTACGGGTACATGGCCTGTCCTTGCCGGCTGGCCTCGGGCTCCTTCGAACTGGACCGGGACGTGGTCTGCCCCTGCCAGTACCGCGACGCCGACGTGGCCGAGTTCGGGGCCTGCTTTTGCGGGCTCTACGTCTCGGCGGCCGTGCGCGACGGCGAAAAGCCCCTGCCCGTGGTGCCGGAACGACGCCCCATCGAGAAGACCCTGGCCGCCCTGGGTTCGTAGCGCCGGCGCCGTTCTCCGTCGCGGTTCGTGGAGCGCGGGCGCTTCGGGAACCATGAAACACCCCGCAACCGCGATCGCGGCCGGCGTCTTCGTGGTGCCCGCGGCAGCGTCCTTGCGGCCGAACGCTCGCCGCCCGGGCTCCCCCGGGCGGCTTGCCATTCCTTTGCGGTTTTCTTATCCTCATGAAAGGTATCGTATTTTATGCGCTCCGCCGCAGCGGTCGCGCATCGTCGTCCAATGGTATGGTCCCGGCCCGCGACCGACGGCGGCAGTCCGTCGCGAGCCCGTGAAACAGAGCCCGTGTTCGGGGGGCCCCACACGATGGACGCCATCTGCTACGCAACGACGGCCCTTGCCCTGGTCTGCCTGGTCGGCCTGGCCCTGATCCTGCGCCGGTGCCGCATTCGGGCCGACCTCCGCCAGGCCGACCCCTTCCTCGAACGCATCGTCGAAACCATGCCCGATCCGATCTATGTCAAGGACCCGGACGGACGGTTCCTGCTGGTCAACGCCGCCTTCTGCTCCCTGGCCGGCCAGGCCCGCCAGGACATCCTCGGCCGGGATGCGGCCTCCGTGTTCCCTGGGCGCCGGGGCGCGGCCTCGCTGAAAAACGACGCCATGACCATGGCCTGCGGCTTCGAGGACGTGGCCGAGGAAACGGCCTACGACGCCGACGACCGCAGGCGCACCTTCATGAACCGCAAGACCCTCTCTGTCGACGACAGCGGCAAACGCCACGTGGTCGGCGTCATCCGCGACCTCACCCGCCGCAAGCAGGCGGAACGGGCCCTGGCCAATAGCGAAAGCCGCTACCGCCGCATCGTGGAAACCGCCAACGAGGGCATCTGGGGCGTGGACGCCCGCTGGCGCACCACCTATGCCAACCCCGCCATGGCCACGATGCTCGGCACGACCCCGGCGGAAATGGCGGGCCGGCCGGTGACCGATTTCCTGTTTCCCGAGGATGGCGAAATCCACCAGGCCCTGCAGCGCCGGGAAGCCCTCCCCCCGGGCGGCGGCCTGTACGAGCGGCGCCTCAGGCGCGCCGACGGCGGGGAAATCTGGACGCACCTCGCCGTGAGCAGCGAATACGACGCCTCGGGCCGCTTCGTCGGCTCCGTGGGCATGTTCGGCGACATCACCGCCCGCAAGCGCGCCGAGGAAACCCTGCGCCTGTCCGAAACGCGCCTGGCCGGGGCCAAGGCGGCCGCCGAAGCCGCCAGCAAGGCCAAAAGCGAATTCCTGGCCAACATGAGCCATGAGATCCGCACGCCCCTAAACGGCCTGCTCGGCATGCTGCAACTCCTCGAAGAAACGACCCTCGACACCGAACAGCGCGACTTCGTGGTCACGGCCCTGGATTCCGGCCGACGCCTGACCCGACTGCTCACCGACATCCTCGACCTCTCGCGCGTCGAATCCGGCAAGCTCGCCCTGTCCCTCTCCCCCTTCTCCCCCCGCGCCCTCCTGGCCGCCGTGCAAGGCGTCTTCGCCGTCAGCCTGGAACAACGCGGTGTGGACCTGCGCATCGCCGTCCACCCCGGCGTGCCCCGACGCCTGCTCGGCGACGAGGGGCGCATCCGCCAGATCCTGCTCAATCTCGTGGGCAACGCCGTCAAATTCACCGAAGCCGGCTGCATCCGCCTCGAAGCGGCCGCCTACCCCGAGGCCGACCCGGACACGACCCGCCTGGTGCTGTGCGTCAGCGACACCGGCATCGGCATCCCCCGCGAAAAACTCGCCTCGGTCTTCGAAAGCTTCACCCAGGTCGATGCCTCCAATACCCGCATCCATCAGGGCGCGGGACTCGGCCTGTCCATCGTGGACAGTCTCGTGCGGCTCATGGGCGGTACCATCGCCGTGGACAGCGAACCGGGCCTGGGGACCTGCCTGCTGTGCTCGCTGCCCCTGGGCAGGGTCGAGGCCCAACCGGAGCCCGAAACAGCCGAGACGTCCCCTGCCCCCGCCTCGGGACTGCGCCTGCTGCTCGTCGAGGACGAACGCATCAACCGCCTGACCGCAGGCGCGCTGTTGCGCAAACAGGGACACGTCGCCATCGAAGCGGCCTCGGGCATCGACGCCCTGGAAATCTTCGCCCGGGAACCCTTCGACGCCGTGCTCCTCGACATCCAGATGCCCGGCATGGACGGCCTGGAAACCCTGGCGCTCATGCGCGATACGGCCATCCACGGCGAAAAGGCGCGCACGCCCGTCATCGCCCTGACCGCCCACGCCATGGCCGGCGACCGCGAACGCTTCCTGGCCGCCGGCATGGACGACTACCTGGCCAAGCCCGTGGAAGCCTCGGCCTTGGCCGCCGTGCTCGGCCGCATCGCCCGGCGTGGCCACGGTGGAGGTGGAAGTGGAAGTGGAAGTGGAAGTGGAAGTGGAGGAGGAGGAGAAGAAGGAGAATAAGACTGG carries:
- a CDS encoding amino acid ABC transporter permease codes for the protein MIPSPSRPAVRLFLLAAVAGMLWFVLSRIRYHWDFGAVWAYREIFLAGFGLTVAVSVGAIALGLALGLASGLASVSDNVWLTEIAALYVGTFRGTPLLVQILIFYFCVGVVVHVDSPYLIGTAALGFFSGAYISEMVRAGVESVDKGQWETALSSGLTRRQTLCYVVFPQALRRIVPPVTGQFVSCIKDSSLLSVISVRELTKAAEVVNATTYRTFEAYLPLALLYLLLTWPLSHLTGRLEKGIRNGNAMIPR
- a CDS encoding glutaredoxin family protein; translated protein: MSADIKVYALSTCMHCKHAKEYLEEHQIPFDCVHVDFLSGEERNQIMDIVRKLNPALSFPTIVIGNKVIVGFRRDEIEQAIDACEKK
- a CDS encoding ferredoxin-thioredoxin reductase catalytic domain-containing protein, which gives rise to MNARSLYDTLRPIQEAKGNFFNPDMAMTLDLLGNLLVNKERYGYMACPCRLASGSFELDRDVVCPCQYRDADVAEFGACFCGLYVSAAVRDGEKPLPVVPERRPIEKTLAALGS
- a CDS encoding PAS domain S-box protein translates to MDAICYATTALALVCLVGLALILRRCRIRADLRQADPFLERIVETMPDPIYVKDPDGRFLLVNAAFCSLAGQARQDILGRDAASVFPGRRGAASLKNDAMTMACGFEDVAEETAYDADDRRRTFMNRKTLSVDDSGKRHVVGVIRDLTRRKQAERALANSESRYRRIVETANEGIWGVDARWRTTYANPAMATMLGTTPAEMAGRPVTDFLFPEDGEIHQALQRREALPPGGGLYERRLRRADGGEIWTHLAVSSEYDASGRFVGSVGMFGDITARKRAEETLRLSETRLAGAKAAAEAASKAKSEFLANMSHEIRTPLNGLLGMLQLLEETTLDTEQRDFVVTALDSGRRLTRLLTDILDLSRVESGKLALSLSPFSPRALLAAVQGVFAVSLEQRGVDLRIAVHPGVPRRLLGDEGRIRQILLNLVGNAVKFTEAGCIRLEAAAYPEADPDTTRLVLCVSDTGIGIPREKLASVFESFTQVDASNTRIHQGAGLGLSIVDSLVRLMGGTIAVDSEPGLGTCLLCSLPLGRVEAQPEPETAETSPAPASGLRLLLVEDERINRLTAGALLRKQGHVAIEAASGIDALEIFAREPFDAVLLDIQMPGMDGLETLALMRDTAIHGEKARTPVIALTAHAMAGDRERFLAAGMDDYLAKPVEASALAAVLGRIARRGHGGGGSGSGSGSGSGGGGEEGE